The Fusarium keratoplasticum isolate Fu6.1 chromosome 8, whole genome shotgun sequence genome includes a region encoding these proteins:
- a CDS encoding MFS domain-containing protein, with the protein MTMSSPAYETFPAGRMANQHLDYDPEKPPVSPTGCLSGDDSADSVAEPERWNSTRINAYRYYVTNISFLIMGMNDGCLGALLPYIETYYSIDYTTVSTLFVVPFAGYIVAALVNNWIHYTVGQRGAAFIGPITRLLAYLPMALHPSFPVLPCVMMFTGFGNGVQDSAYNAWIGNMHHANELLGFLHGSYGVGATISPLIASAMITEANLQWYTFFYIMIGLTFVEFIIGTTAFWGATGDEYKRRMHSQQGKSRVTTLMAVKEPVTWIVAIFLLGYVAAEVSLGGWIVTFMLRVRHAKPFLAGLTVTLFWLGLTLGRVVLGFVTERIGEKLAITMYLALSILLELLYWLVPDFVASVIFVMLLGFFLGPLFPAAIVAATKLLPTDYHISALGFASAVGGGGAAIGPFAVGAIAQQTGVQVLQPIVLGILAFIIAVWTLLPGGFRKGGLEMAREQKLKPGGDVREIWSWIRMKAARAGRPRALP; encoded by the exons ATGACCATGTCGAGTCCAGCATACGAAACGTTCCCAGCGGGACGGATGGCGAACCAACACCTTGACTATGACCCAGAGAAGCCCCCCGTCTCTCCAACCGGGTGTCTTTCAGGCGATGACAGCGCAGACTCGGTCGCGGAACCAGAGCGCTGGAACAGCACACGGATTAATGCCTACCGCTATTACGTGACCAACATATCCTTTCTAATAATGGGCATGAATGATGGATGTCTTGGT GCTCTTCTGCCATAC ATCGAGACCTATTACTCCATCGACTACACCACTGTGTCGACCCTCTTCGTCGTGCCCTTTGCGGGCTACATCGTTGCCGCCCTCGTCAACAATTGGATTCACTACACCGTTGGCCAGCGCGGCGCCGCCTTCATCGGACCCATCACCCGCCTCCTCGCCTACCTCCCGATGGCCCTCCACCCGTCGTTCCCCGTGCTGCCCTGCGTCATGATGTTTACTGGATTCGGAAACGGCGTGCAGGACAGCGCCTATAATGCCTGGATCGGAAACATGCACCACGCCAACGAACTGCTCGGCTTCCTCCACGGGTCCTACGGCGTCGGGGCCACCATCAGCCCCCTGATCGCGTCTGCCATGATAACGGAAGCCAACCTGCAATGGTACACCTTCTTCTACATCATGATCGGTTTAACGTTTGTCgagttcatcatcggcacAACCGCATTCTGGGGCGCGACGGGCGACGAGTATAAGCGACGCATGCACTCTCAGCAGGGCAAGAGCCGCGTGACCACGCTCAtggccgtcaaggagccCGTCACTTGGATAGTCGCCATCTTCCTGCTGGGTTACGTGGCGGCAGAGGTCAGCCTCGGCGGTTGGATCGTCACCTTCATGTTGCGGGTCCGGCACGCCAAGCCCTTCCTCGCGGGCCTCACGGTGACTCTTTTCTGGCTGGGCCTCACGCTGGGCCGTGTCGTGCTCGGGTTCGTGACGGAGCGCATCGGTGAGAAGCTGGCCATCACCATGTACCTGGCCCTCTCCATTCTCCTCGAGCTACTGTACTGGCTGGTACCAGACTTTGTAGCTTCGGTAATCTTTGTGATgctccttggcttcttcctggGACCTCTGTTCCCAGCTGCCATCGTTGCAGCGACAAAGTTGCTTCCGACTGACTACCACATCAGTGCGCTTGGGTTCGCATCTGCTgtcggaggaggcggcgCTGCCATCGGCCCCTTTGCGGTCGGAGCCATCGCTCAACAAACAGGCGTTCAGGTTCTGCAACCAATCGTCCTCGGAATACTGGCCTTCATCATCGCAGTATGGACGCTTCTTCCGGGAGGATTCAGAAAGGGCGGGCTTGAGATGGCTCGGGAGCAAAAGCTCAAGCCCGGAGGAGACGTGAGGGAGATCTGGTCATGGATCAGAATGAAAGCCGCGAGAGCTGGACGACCACGAGCTTTGCCATGA